One region of Turicibacter bilis genomic DNA includes:
- the proS gene encoding proline--tRNA ligase — protein MKQSMMFIPTLREVPSDAEIRSHQFLLRAGFIKQVAAGVYTYLPLAKRVLNNVEGIVREELDAIGGNELLMPALQPKELWDESGRWDVYGSELMRLTDRNNREFALGPTHEEVITHVVRDFLNSYKKLPLTVYQIQTKFRDEARPRFGLMRGREFIMKDAYSFHATQESLDEAYNNFVQAYTNIFTRCGLNFRMVEADSGQIGGSQSAEFMALAEIGEDTIVYSTTGSFAANIEVADLPVGAPSPDGVGVVDHAKGIEVGHVFKLGTKYSEPMNAVFLDENQKKQPIIMGCYGIGVSRVMMAVIEQNNDENGMIWPKSIAPFDVHVVPVDVKKADQLEAAEKIYADLKTAGFDVLLDDRKERAGVKFSDADLIGLPIRVTVGRGIADGLVEVKVRQTGEVAEVAVADLMTFVQEKYETLA, from the coding sequence ATGAAACAATCTATGATGTTTATTCCAACGCTACGTGAAGTACCAAGTGATGCAGAAATTCGTTCTCATCAGTTCTTATTACGTGCTGGATTTATTAAACAAGTTGCAGCAGGAGTTTATACATACTTACCTCTTGCAAAACGCGTTTTAAATAACGTTGAAGGAATCGTTCGCGAAGAGTTAGATGCGATCGGTGGAAATGAATTATTAATGCCTGCGTTACAACCAAAAGAATTATGGGATGAATCAGGACGTTGGGATGTTTATGGATCAGAGTTAATGCGTTTAACAGATCGTAATAACCGTGAATTTGCTTTAGGGCCAACACATGAAGAAGTCATTACACACGTTGTTCGTGACTTCTTAAATTCATATAAAAAATTACCATTAACAGTTTACCAAATTCAAACAAAATTCCGTGATGAAGCACGCCCTCGTTTCGGATTAATGCGTGGACGCGAGTTCATCATGAAAGATGCTTATTCATTCCATGCGACACAAGAGTCTTTAGATGAAGCGTATAATAACTTTGTTCAAGCTTATACAAACATCTTTACTCGTTGTGGATTAAACTTCCGTATGGTAGAAGCTGATAGTGGACAAATTGGTGGATCTCAATCTGCGGAATTTATGGCATTAGCTGAAATTGGAGAAGATACAATCGTCTACTCAACAACTGGATCATTTGCTGCTAATATTGAGGTAGCTGATTTACCAGTTGGAGCACCATCTCCAGACGGTGTTGGTGTCGTTGACCACGCGAAAGGAATCGAAGTTGGACACGTGTTCAAATTAGGAACAAAATATTCTGAACCAATGAATGCTGTTTTCTTAGATGAAAACCAAAAGAAACAACCAATCATTATGGGATGCTATGGAATTGGTGTTAGCCGTGTAATGATGGCAGTAATTGAACAAAATAACGATGAAAATGGAATGATTTGGCCAAAATCAATCGCTCCATTTGATGTTCATGTCGTTCCAGTTGATGTGAAAAAAGCAGATCAATTAGAAGCAGCAGAAAAAATCTATGCTGATTTAAAAACAGCAGGATTTGATGTTCTATTAGACGACCGTAAAGAGCGCGCAGGAGTTAAATTCTCTGATGCTGACTTAATCGGATTACCAATCCGAGTTACAGTTGGACGTGGTATTGCTGACGGTTTAGTTGAAGTAAAAGTTCGTCAAACAGGTGAAGTTGCTGAAGTGGCAGTTGCTGACTTAATGACATTTGTTCAAGAAAAATATGAAACATTAGCATAA